In one Vanessa tameamea isolate UH-Manoa-2023 chromosome 12, ilVanTame1 primary haplotype, whole genome shotgun sequence genomic region, the following are encoded:
- the LOC113393011 gene encoding golgin-45 yields the protein MDTLISFNSKIMNKIRTAGDGMESNENVNENKTNRHETRTVLRASSKESLLPGRLVQIYPSKIITPEKKSSHIYSKNPKFVPYEPYAGAVKPITPRLLLKGNKKSRNRMDINKLINQMSQMNTNINEFKPRSKLASCSDKSETDTDKTKIDKEIQNKLEELTKENENLKEQLKQQAQVNKELKTMLVASMGEDLEFQVHSLNEDKKHLANALVNSAQHLSTHQEQTEWLAGQCEVWRSKFLASSLMIEELAQCKKILNEKTVNLHQAVKQLLDERCRMRDMMICTYKNLYSLHENWLESVAISEYMGSKNRPIGNLNFNTTMPHSASVLDLASTNLKLSENISSSTEKQAINHLDSLATATEAEIYAEQVMAMPFEMKKLNEEPVNALVHHAYNNSGNISPPVASCMHCNGKVQLL from the exons ATGGATACATTAATTTCGTTTAACTCTA aaataatgaataaaattagaaCAGCGGGTGATGGAATGGaatcaaatgaaaatgtaaacGAGAACAAAACAAATAGACATGAAACCAGAACGGTTCTCCGAGCAAGCAGTAAAGAATCTTTACTTCCTGGTCGTTTAGTACAAATATATCCATCAAAAATAATTACGCCTGAAAAGAAAAGTTCTCATATATACTCTAAAAATCCGAAGTTTGTCCCTTACGAACCTTATGCAGGTGCTGTTAAACCAATAACTCCTAGGCTGTTGTTGAAAGGAAACAAAAAATCTAGAAATCGTATGGACATAAACAAACTTATCAACCAAATGTCACAAATGAACACTAATATCAACGAATTTAAACCTAGAAGCAAACTAGCATCTTGCAGTGATAAGTCTGAAACAgatacagataaaacaaaaatagataaGGAAATTCAGAATAAATTAGAAGAGTTAACAAaggaaaatgaaaatttaaaagagCAACTGAAGCAACAAGCGCAG GTGAATAAGGAATTAAAGACGATGCTTGTGGCCTCGATGGGTGAAGATCTTGAGTTTCAAGTCCATTCCCTGAATGAGGATAAAAAACACTTAGCTAATGCTTTAGTCAATTCTGCACAACATTTGTCTACACACCAG GAACAAACAGAATGGCTAGCTGGCCAATGTGAAGTATGGAGAAGTAAATTCCTTGCTAGCAG CCTTATGATTGAAGAACTTGCGCAGTGCAAGAAAATACTTAATGAGAAAACAGTAAACTTGCATCAGGCAGTAAAACAATTGCTTGATGAGAGATGTAGAATGAGAGATATGATGATTTGTACATACAAAAACTTATACAGCCTTCATGAGAATTGGCTAGAGAGTGTGGCTATTTCTGAATACATGGGAAGTAAAAATAGACCAATTGGTAATCTTAACTTTAACACTACCATGCCTCATTCTGCAAGTGTACTTGATTTAGcatcaacaaatttaaaattgtctgAAAACATCAGCAGTTCAACAGAGAAACAAGCAATTAATCATTTAGATTCACTAGCCACAGCCACTGAAGCCGAGATTTATGCGGAGCAA gtaATGGCAATGCCATTTGAAATGAAGAAATTAAACGAGGAACCAGTAAATGCTCTTGTTCATCACGCTTACAACAATAGTGGGAACATTTCACCACCGGTTGCATCTTGCATGCATTGTAATGGAAAAGTTCAATTGctgtaa
- the LOC113393029 gene encoding glutaredoxin 3: MSVTNIDTVDNFVNFVRSPSLTVVHFSADWADQCGQVTDILKELSKLPEVQSSGSKFGVCDAENLSEISLKYKVDSVPTVILFKNGTQIDRIDGADAAQISSKVRTHSGAKNNLDVSPKQSLEERLKALINKHNVMVFMKGNRDAPRCGFSRTLIQILNGTGVQYETFDILTDEEVRQGLKTYSDWPTYPQLYVKGELVGGLDIIKELQASGDLESTLNP, from the exons ATGTCGGTCACTAACATTGATACTGtagataattttgtaaatttcgtCAG GTCACCATCCTTAACAGTTGTGCACTTCTCAGCTGATTGGGCAGACCAATGTGGTCAGGTTACAGACATTTTGAAAGAGCTGTCAAAATTACCAGAAGTACAATCCAGTGGTAGTAAATTTGGTGTTTGTGATGCTGAAAACCTTTCTGAAATCTCACTGAAATATAAG GTGGATTCTGTTCctactgtaatattatttaaaaatggcaCTCAAATAGACAGAATTGATGGAGCTGATGCTGCCCAAATATCATCAAAGGTTAGAACTCACAGTGgagctaaaaataatttagatgtaTCACCTAAACAGTCATTGGAAGAAAGACTGAAAgctctaataaataaacataatgtaATGGTGTTTATGAAAGGGAATAGAGATGCACCTAGATGCGGTTTCAGTAGAACTCTAATTCAGATTCTTAATGGTACTGG AGTGCAGTATGAAACATTTGATATCCTAACAGATGAAGAGGTTCGTCAAGGTCTAAAAACATATTCTGATTGGCCCACATATCCTCAATTGTATGTCAAAGGAGAGTTAGTGGGTGGATTAGACATTATAAAAGAACTTCAAGCTAGTGGAGATCTCGAGTCTACTCTAAACCCTTGA
- the LOC113393023 gene encoding prefoldin subunit 5 — translation MSTISSAPAPGMHQIDLSKLNLHQLAKLKQQLDQELNVFQDSLQTLKMAQGKFVESGESVEKITPESKGKTVLVPLTGSMYVPGTIADTDNVIIDIGTGYYAQKDIEGAKDYFKRKVDFVTEQMEKIQVLGIEKSKVREAICMMMEMKVQAQAQAQKASTS, via the exons ATGTCTACTATTTCATCGGCCCCAGCTCCTGGGATGCACCAAATTGATCTATCGAAGCTAAATCTTCACCAGTTGGCCAAATTGAAACAGCAATTAGATCAa GAACTTAATGTGTTTCAAGATTCATTACAAACTCTTAAAATGGCACAAGGAAAATTTGTAGAATCAGGTGAGAGCGTTGAAAAAATTACACCGGAATCGAAAGGAAAGACAGTCCTCGTACCTTTAACTGGTTCAATGTACGTCCCTGGTACTATTGCAGACACTGACAACGTTATAATTGACATCGGAACTGGGTACTATGCACAAAAG GATATAGAAGGTGCCAAGGATTACTTTAAACGAAAAGTTGATTTTGTAACTGAACAAATGGAAAAAATTCAAGTTTTGGGTATTGAAAAATCAAAAGTACGAGAAGCAATTTGCATGATGATGGAGATGAAAGTTCAAGCACAAGCCCAGGCTCAGAAGGCCTCTACGTCATAA